A genome region from Bradyrhizobium commune includes the following:
- a CDS encoding YiiX/YebB-like N1pC/P60 family cysteine hydrolase, producing MLVTSPQKVMPRINRLLQAVVRLTPRSSFSHVALSLGGDLIAESLTEDGVRIKSLQKFLENIEMASGLVLRPKDRTRLDDVFRGARYYYGARYNWKFMLPKPAGREAFHLFCSEFVSRVFQGLGYPEFGRRAAEKTLPVDLARLSLEPGWTTFKLADLLEPEPEPLPDLSSLEQDPTLAAIIERARQRASDVPRQRQLAEQHLDAIVKANDSEFILTQAANAFFPPALAYFRALLEDLNACRDIDEQIELLTRRTGKDPWSHLPRIASFIARPLDPPAPPSFAAENRADRDMFRDRQLQLNTLIANMALKLLTDFAMNLQRLLLLARYFADHDHPTELKSLVDSIAEIRGSVAPIFDEIDSIRERLASALKDRAVHPDDDPRFELRALLARCFTGLQFVTMLKPLNADAAIEEQIAAVLAIGEAFDRHRSDPPGP from the coding sequence TTGCTCGTCACGTCGCCCCAGAAGGTCATGCCGCGCATCAACCGTCTCCTCCAGGCCGTGGTCCGGCTTACGCCGCGCTCGTCGTTCAGTCACGTAGCGCTCAGCCTTGGCGGGGATCTCATTGCCGAGTCTCTCACCGAGGACGGCGTGAGAATCAAGTCTCTCCAGAAATTCCTGGAGAACATCGAAATGGCGAGCGGCCTCGTCCTGCGGCCGAAAGACCGAACCAGGCTCGACGACGTATTCAGAGGGGCCAGGTACTACTATGGTGCGCGCTACAACTGGAAGTTCATGCTGCCGAAGCCGGCCGGTCGCGAAGCCTTCCACCTGTTCTGTTCCGAATTCGTCTCCCGCGTCTTCCAGGGACTGGGCTATCCGGAGTTCGGGCGGCGTGCCGCTGAAAAAACCCTGCCGGTCGATCTGGCGCGCCTCAGCCTCGAACCGGGCTGGACCACGTTCAAGCTCGCCGATCTGCTCGAGCCTGAACCCGAGCCGCTGCCCGACCTGTCCAGCCTCGAGCAGGATCCGACACTCGCCGCCATCATCGAGCGCGCGAGACAAAGGGCGTCAGACGTGCCAAGGCAACGACAGCTCGCGGAGCAGCACCTGGACGCGATCGTGAAGGCCAACGATTCCGAGTTCATTCTCACCCAGGCGGCAAACGCGTTTTTCCCGCCGGCGCTAGCCTACTTTCGTGCGCTGCTGGAGGACCTCAACGCGTGCCGTGATATCGACGAGCAAATCGAGCTGCTGACGCGGCGGACAGGGAAGGACCCCTGGAGTCACCTCCCCAGGATAGCCTCGTTCATCGCGCGGCCGCTGGACCCGCCCGCCCCGCCGTCATTTGCCGCGGAAAACCGGGCCGACCGGGACATGTTCCGGGATCGTCAGCTGCAGCTCAACACGCTGATCGCAAACATGGCGCTCAAGCTGTTGACCGATTTCGCGATGAACTTGCAGCGGCTCCTCCTCTTGGCCCGGTACTTCGCCGACCACGACCATCCAACAGAGCTCAAGAGCTTGGTCGATTCCATCGCAGAGATCCGCGGAAGCGTCGCACCCATATTCGACGAAATCGACAGCATTCGGGAAAGATTGGCGTCAGCCCTGAAAGACAGAGCCGTCCACCCGGACGATGATCCACGGTTCGAATTGCGGGCGTTGCTGGCCAGGTGCTTCACCGGTCTCCAGTTCGTGACGATGCTGAAGCCTTTAAACGCGGACGCGGCGATCGAAGAGCAGATCGCCGCCGTGCTCGCGATTGGCGAGGCATTTGACAGGCATCGGTCCGACCCGCCCGGCCCGTAA
- a CDS encoding MaoC/PaaZ C-terminal domain-containing protein, with translation MAILYFEDAEVGQLRTAGPYLVSKDEIIEFAKKYDPQPFHIDEAAAVSSVFAGLTASGAHTFAIVICLLPRAQPYSLRILAGLGWDELRLPTPVRPGDELDLDVAVLERRESKSNSDRGIVRNQIHLRNQKREIVLQCINTVLVARRPVAKI, from the coding sequence ATGGCCATCCTATATTTTGAAGATGCTGAGGTCGGCCAATTGCGTACGGCTGGCCCGTATCTCGTCTCAAAGGACGAAATCATCGAATTTGCCAAAAAGTACGACCCGCAGCCTTTTCACATCGATGAGGCAGCTGCAGTGAGTTCGGTCTTCGCAGGCCTAACAGCCTCGGGGGCCCACACATTTGCGATAGTTATCTGCTTGCTACCCAGAGCACAGCCCTATTCGCTCCGGATACTGGCCGGGCTCGGCTGGGATGAACTCAGGTTGCCGACCCCGGTGCGTCCGGGAGACGAGCTTGATCTCGATGTGGCCGTTCTGGAGAGACGCGAGTCGAAGTCGAACTCCGACCGAGGTATCGTCCGCAATCAAATTCACCTCCGCAATCAAAAGCGCGAAATAGTGCTGCAATGCATCAACACCGTCCTCGTCGCGCGGCGGCCAGTTGCGAAAATCTGA
- a CDS encoding transposase yields MARLARVVVPGHPHHVTQRGNGRARTFFEDGDYALYRDLLAENCKAAGVEVWAWCLMPNHVHLILVPSDADGLRRALSRVHRSYAGAIQARRSRTGHFWQGRFGAVAMDEEHLAAALRYVSLNPVRARLVARAQDWRWASTRAHLRGKRDGVTALAPIRDRFPRFADLLGEVPDDDLFDRLRAAESIGRPLGGDRFMARLEKLTGRALKPEKRGPKPQSRDDGGDDE; encoded by the coding sequence ATGGCCCGTCTCGCCCGCGTCGTCGTCCCCGGTCATCCCCACCATGTCACCCAGCGCGGCAATGGCCGCGCCCGCACGTTCTTCGAGGACGGCGACTATGCGCTGTATCGCGACCTGCTCGCTGAGAATTGCAAAGCCGCCGGCGTCGAGGTGTGGGCCTGGTGCCTGATGCCCAACCACGTGCATCTGATCCTGGTGCCGTCCGATGCCGACGGGCTGCGCCGCGCTCTTTCGCGGGTGCATCGCTCTTATGCCGGCGCGATCCAGGCGCGACGCAGCCGCACCGGGCATTTCTGGCAGGGCCGGTTCGGCGCGGTCGCGATGGACGAGGAGCATCTCGCGGCGGCGCTGCGCTACGTGTCGCTCAACCCGGTGCGCGCCCGGCTGGTCGCACGGGCGCAGGACTGGCGCTGGGCGAGCACGCGCGCGCATCTGCGCGGCAAGCGCGATGGAGTGACTGCGCTGGCGCCGATCAGGGATCGCTTCCCGCGCTTCGCCGATCTGCTCGGCGAGGTTCCGGACGACGATTTGTTCGACCGGCTGCGCGCCGCGGAAAGCATCGGCCGGCCACTCGGTGGCGACCGCTTCATGGCCCGCCTGGAGAAACTGACCGGGCGGGCTCTCAAGCCCGAGAAGAGAGGACCGAAGCCTCAAAGTCGGGACGATGGCGGCGATGATGAATAG
- the hpnC gene encoding squalene synthase HpnC, which produces MTSASELRSGKGDRDENFPVASWIIHPRHRALILAYYNFVRTADDIADHATLPADEKLRILDLLEAELLGKGDTQAEAVTLRRALAERGMAPRHALDVLIAFRMDVTKLRYENWDEVIHYCRYSAMPVGRFMLDVHGEATSTWAASDALCAGLQINNHLQDCGKDFRELNRVYLPRDALAASGASVEQLALAQSPPAMLACLQALAVRNEALLGEGRALSAEIRDVRLGVDVAVIQAYADRIVRLLKVRDPLRERVHLNKFELLIFSLAGMIGAVGRRALGRKAISRPGTAHDA; this is translated from the coding sequence ATGACCTCTGCGAGCGAATTGCGATCCGGCAAGGGTGACCGCGACGAGAATTTTCCCGTCGCGTCCTGGATCATTCATCCGCGTCATCGCGCGCTGATCCTGGCCTATTACAACTTCGTCCGCACTGCCGACGACATCGCCGACCACGCGACGCTGCCGGCGGACGAGAAGCTTCGCATCCTCGACCTGCTCGAGGCGGAACTGCTCGGCAAGGGCGACACCCAGGCTGAAGCCGTCACCCTGCGGCGCGCGCTCGCCGAACGCGGCATGGCGCCGCGTCACGCGCTCGACGTGCTGATCGCGTTCCGCATGGACGTGACCAAGCTGCGCTACGAGAACTGGGACGAGGTCATCCACTATTGCCGTTATTCGGCGATGCCGGTCGGCCGCTTCATGCTCGACGTCCATGGTGAGGCGACCTCGACCTGGGCCGCCTCGGATGCGCTCTGCGCAGGCCTCCAGATCAACAACCACCTCCAGGATTGCGGTAAGGATTTCCGCGAGCTCAACCGGGTCTACCTGCCGCGCGACGCGCTGGCCGCAAGCGGTGCCTCGGTCGAGCAGCTCGCCCTTGCGCAGTCGCCACCGGCGATGCTGGCCTGCCTTCAGGCGCTCGCCGTGCGCAACGAAGCGCTGCTGGGTGAGGGCAGGGCGCTCAGCGCCGAGATCAGGGATGTCCGCCTCGGCGTCGACGTCGCGGTGATCCAGGCTTACGCCGACCGCATCGTGCGCCTGTTGAAGGTGCGTGATCCCCTGCGCGAGCGGGTGCATCTGAACAAGTTTGAGCTGCTCATCTTCAGCCTCGCCGGCATGATCGGCGCAGTCGGCCGCCGCGCGCTCGGCCGCAAGGCCATCTCTAGACCGGGGACTGCCCATGACGCTTGA
- the hpnD gene encoding presqualene diphosphate synthase HpnD, whose protein sequence is MTLEATSPGANYGSTASNSSFYAAMRILPRDQREAMFQIYSFCRQVDDIADSDGPRDERLAALQDWRNDIDALYQGNPPPRLADYVGSVKTFGLKREDFLAIVDGMEMDVPQDIRAPDMATLDLYCDRVASAVGRLSVRVFGLPEEDGILLAHHLGRALQLTNILRDIDEDAGLGRLYLPREALLHAGITSNDPNRVIAERALAKVCLPLAQRAKAHFEQSDEIMNRNRRRAVRAPRIMSKYYHAILDLLIARGFNAPREPVRVSKVTRFAILLRYALI, encoded by the coding sequence ATGACGCTTGAGGCGACGTCGCCCGGCGCCAATTATGGCTCGACCGCATCGAACAGCTCGTTCTACGCTGCGATGCGCATCCTGCCGCGCGACCAGCGCGAGGCGATGTTCCAGATCTACAGCTTCTGCCGCCAGGTCGACGACATCGCCGATTCCGACGGCCCGCGCGACGAGCGCCTCGCCGCGCTCCAGGACTGGCGCAACGACATCGATGCGCTCTACCAGGGCAACCCTCCGCCGCGTCTTGCCGACTACGTCGGCTCCGTGAAAACCTTCGGCCTGAAGCGCGAGGATTTCCTCGCCATCGTCGACGGCATGGAGATGGACGTGCCGCAGGACATCCGCGCGCCCGACATGGCGACGCTCGATCTCTATTGCGATCGGGTCGCGAGCGCGGTGGGGCGGCTGTCGGTGCGGGTGTTCGGCCTGCCGGAAGAGGACGGCATCCTGCTCGCCCATCATCTCGGCCGCGCGCTCCAGCTCACCAACATTTTGCGCGACATCGACGAGGACGCAGGCCTCGGCCGGCTCTATCTGCCGCGCGAGGCGCTGTTGCACGCCGGCATCACGTCGAATGATCCGAACCGGGTGATCGCCGAGCGCGCGCTGGCGAAGGTTTGCCTGCCGCTGGCGCAGCGCGCGAAGGCGCATTTCGAGCAGTCGGACGAGATCATGAACCGCAACCGGCGCCGCGCGGTGCGCGCGCCGCGGATCATGTCGAAATACTATCACGCCATCCTGGACCTCCTGATCGCGCGCGGCTTCAACGCACCGCGCGAGCCGGTGCGTGTGTCGAAGGTCACACGCTTTGCGATCCTGCTCCGCTACGCTCTCATCTGA
- the hpnE gene encoding hydroxysqualene dehydroxylase HpnE: MQNTAHIIGAGISGLSAAVRLANAGFKVAVHEATQQAGGRCRSYFDGATNLTIDNGNHLLLSGNSHARAYARSIGTEAGLVGPERAQFPFVDIKTGQRWQLDLGDGRMPGWLFDEGRRVPDTGLTDYLKLAPLIWASEATLVGKSIPCEGTLYQRLVQPLLLAALNVDPPEGSAGLAGAIVRETLLAGGHACRPLIARDGLSAVLIEPALKFLAERGHTVQLGHELRSFASADGKVGALNFGGEDVIQLAAGDVIVMAVPPRAAASLLPGLKTPTEFRAIVNAHFRIEPPAGSAPILGVIGGTVEWLFAFPNRLSVTISNGDRLVDVPREELAQTIWSDVCKAGGVSGELPPWQIVRERRATFAATPAQNALRPGPVTALKNLFLAGDWTATGLPATIEGSVRSGDRAADLVLAAQGF; the protein is encoded by the coding sequence ATGCAAAACACAGCTCACATCATCGGCGCTGGAATTTCCGGCCTCTCTGCCGCTGTTCGGCTCGCCAATGCCGGCTTCAAGGTCGCCGTGCACGAGGCGACGCAGCAGGCCGGCGGCCGCTGCCGTTCCTATTTCGACGGCGCCACCAATCTCACCATCGACAACGGCAATCATCTGCTGCTGTCCGGCAACAGCCACGCGCGCGCCTATGCGCGCTCGATCGGCACCGAGGCCGGCCTGGTCGGTCCGGAGCGCGCGCAATTCCCCTTCGTCGATATCAAGACCGGCCAGCGCTGGCAGCTCGATCTCGGCGATGGCCGCATGCCGGGCTGGCTGTTCGACGAGGGCCGCCGCGTGCCCGACACCGGCTTGACGGACTACCTCAAGCTGGCGCCGCTGATCTGGGCGTCGGAAGCAACATTGGTCGGCAAGTCCATTCCCTGCGAGGGCACGCTCTATCAGCGCCTGGTGCAGCCGCTGCTGCTCGCAGCGCTCAATGTCGATCCGCCCGAAGGTTCGGCCGGACTTGCCGGCGCGATCGTGCGCGAGACGCTGCTTGCGGGCGGACACGCCTGCCGCCCGCTGATCGCGCGCGACGGCCTCAGCGCCGTGCTGATCGAGCCCGCCCTCAAGTTCTTGGCTGAGCGCGGCCACACGGTTCAGCTCGGCCACGAGCTGCGGTCCTTCGCGAGCGCCGACGGCAAGGTCGGCGCGCTGAATTTCGGCGGCGAGGACGTGATCCAGCTCGCCGCAGGCGACGTGATCGTGATGGCGGTGCCGCCGCGCGCGGCGGCGAGCCTGTTGCCGGGGTTGAAGACGCCGACCGAATTCCGCGCCATCGTGAACGCGCATTTCCGCATCGAACCGCCGGCTGGCTCGGCGCCGATCCTGGGCGTGATCGGCGGGACGGTCGAATGGCTGTTCGCATTCCCCAACCGGCTTTCGGTGACCATTAGCAATGGCGACCGCCTGGTCGACGTGCCGCGCGAGGAGCTCGCGCAGACGATCTGGAGCGACGTCTGCAAGGCGGGCGGTGTCTCCGGCGAGCTGCCGCCCTGGCAGATCGTGCGCGAGCGTCGCGCCACTTTTGCCGCTACTCCAGCGCAGAATGCCCTGCGCCCGGGGCCGGTCACCGCGCTGAAAAACCTGTTCCTAGCAGGCGATTGGACTGCTACGGGATTGCCTGCAACCATCGAGGGATCGGTCCGGTCCGGCGATCGCGCCGCCGATCTGGTTTTGGCCGCCCAGGGCTTTTGA
- the shc gene encoding squalene--hopene cyclase, whose protein sequence is MDSVNATSREALESKVLESSIASATQGVLGFQQSDGHWVFELEADATIPAEYILLRHHLGEPVDAQLEAKIGNYLRRIQGAHGGWPLVHDGPLDMSASVKAYFALKMIGDSVDAPHMVRAREAIHAHGGAVNSNVFTRFTLAMFGVLTWRAVPVLPVEITLLPFWFPFHINKISYWARTTMVPLLVLAALKPRAKNPKGVGIDELFLGDPRSIGMTAKAPHQSMAWFLLFRALDTILRVVEPMFPKRLRQRAIDAALAFTEERLNGEDGMGAIYPPMANIVMMYDALGKDENYPPRATTRRGLDKLLVIGDDEAYCQPCVSPIWDTTLTAHALLEAGGDKAVPAAKQGLDWLIPKQELEVKGDWAVKRPDVRPGGWAFQYNNAHYPDLDDTAVVVMSMDRMRREHGTAGYDAAIDRAREWIEGMQSDDGGWAAFDVNNFEYYLNNIPFSDHGALLDPPTEDVTARCISMLGQLGETEKTSKHVADGVAYLRKTQHPEGSWYGRWGMNFIYGTWSVLCALNMAGIRHDDPMMRKAANWLASIQNKDGGWGEDAVSYRLDYKGWEAAPSTASQTAWALLALMAAGEVDHPAVARGVEYLIATQNQKGLWDESRYTATGFPRVFYLRYHGYAKFFPLWALARYRNLRSTNSRVVGVGM, encoded by the coding sequence ATGGATTCCGTGAACGCGACCAGCCGCGAAGCTTTGGAATCGAAGGTCTTGGAATCGAGCATTGCGTCGGCGACGCAAGGCGTCCTCGGCTTTCAACAATCCGACGGCCATTGGGTGTTCGAACTCGAGGCCGACGCCACCATTCCGGCCGAATATATCCTGTTGCGTCACCATCTCGGCGAGCCGGTCGATGCGCAGCTCGAGGCCAAGATCGGCAACTATCTGCGTCGCATTCAGGGCGCCCACGGCGGCTGGCCGCTGGTGCATGACGGTCCCTTGGACATGAGCGCCAGCGTGAAGGCCTATTTCGCGCTGAAGATGATCGGCGACAGCGTCGACGCGCCGCACATGGTGCGCGCGCGCGAGGCGATCCACGCCCACGGCGGTGCCGTCAACAGCAACGTCTTCACGCGCTTTACGCTCGCGATGTTCGGCGTCCTGACCTGGCGCGCGGTGCCGGTGCTGCCGGTCGAGATCACGCTGCTGCCGTTCTGGTTTCCGTTCCACATCAACAAGATCTCCTATTGGGCGCGCACCACCATGGTGCCGCTGCTGGTGCTCGCCGCGCTGAAGCCGCGTGCGAAAAATCCCAAGGGCGTCGGCATCGACGAGCTGTTTCTCGGCGATCCGCGTTCGATCGGCATGACCGCGAAGGCGCCGCATCAGAGCATGGCCTGGTTCCTGCTGTTCCGCGCGCTCGACACGATCCTGCGCGTCGTCGAGCCGATGTTTCCGAAGCGCCTGCGCCAGCGCGCGATCGATGCCGCGCTCGCCTTCACCGAGGAGCGGCTCAACGGCGAGGACGGCATGGGCGCGATCTATCCGCCCATGGCCAACATCGTCATGATGTACGACGCGCTCGGCAAGGACGAGAATTATCCGCCGCGCGCCACCACGCGCCGGGGCCTCGACAAGCTCTTGGTGATCGGCGACGACGAGGCCTATTGCCAACCTTGCGTCTCGCCGATCTGGGACACGACGCTGACGGCCCATGCACTGCTGGAAGCCGGCGGTGACAAGGCGGTGCCGGCGGCGAAGCAAGGTCTCGACTGGCTGATCCCGAAGCAGGAGCTCGAGGTCAAGGGCGATTGGGCGGTGAAGCGGCCCGACGTGCGCCCGGGCGGCTGGGCCTTCCAGTACAACAACGCCCATTATCCCGATCTCGACGACACCGCCGTGGTCGTGATGTCGATGGATCGCATGCGCCGCGAGCACGGCACCGCCGGCTATGACGCCGCGATCGACCGCGCGCGAGAGTGGATCGAGGGCATGCAGAGCGACGACGGCGGCTGGGCCGCCTTCGACGTCAACAATTTCGAGTACTATCTGAACAACATCCCGTTCTCCGACCACGGCGCGCTGCTCGATCCGCCGACCGAGGACGTCACCGCGCGCTGCATCTCGATGCTGGGGCAGCTCGGCGAGACCGAAAAGACCAGCAAGCACGTGGCCGATGGTGTCGCCTATTTGCGCAAGACCCAGCACCCGGAGGGGTCCTGGTACGGCCGCTGGGGCATGAACTTCATCTACGGAACCTGGTCGGTGCTGTGCGCCCTCAACATGGCCGGGATCCGCCACGACGATCCGATGATGCGCAAGGCGGCCAACTGGCTGGCCTCGATCCAGAACAAGGACGGCGGCTGGGGCGAGGACGCCGTCAGCTACCGGCTCGATTACAAGGGCTGGGAGGCCGCTCCCTCGACCGCCTCGCAAACGGCATGGGCCTTGCTTGCCCTGATGGCCGCGGGCGAGGTTGATCACCCGGCCGTCGCCCGCGGGGTGGAGTACCTGATTGCAACACAGAACCAAAAAGGACTGTGGGACGAGAGCCGCTACACCGCCACAGGCTTCCCCCGCGTGTTCTACCTACGTTATCATGGTTACGCGAAGTTCTTCCCGCTGTGGGCGCTGGCGCGGTATCGGAACTTGCGGAGCACCAACAGCAGGGTGGTAGGGGTCGGAATGTGA
- a CDS encoding phosphorylase: MTLGTGDYVTAGQAIDRRPILIVTGLVQEARIAAGPGMAVICSSSSPTQLRALLTVVDPKTIRGVISFGVAGGLDPTLRSGDVVVATEVLAGDARWGAGLSLGTDLIDKLTSGRRRVVRGSLAGAEEVVTGSSSKAALHSETGASAVDMESHIAAAYATEAGLPFAAVRVISDPAHRALPALARAAIKPNGQIDLAAVLRGIVRNPATLHALVSTGIDFNRALRSLRGCRDYLIGTELVESEALVSKAA; encoded by the coding sequence GTGACTTTGGGGACGGGGGACTATGTTACCGCTGGTCAAGCGATCGACCGGCGGCCAATCCTGATCGTGACCGGACTGGTCCAGGAGGCCCGCATTGCGGCCGGGCCCGGGATGGCGGTCATTTGCTCGTCCAGCAGCCCGACCCAGTTGCGCGCGCTTCTCACGGTGGTCGATCCCAAAACCATTCGCGGCGTGATCTCGTTCGGCGTGGCCGGCGGGCTCGACCCGACGCTGCGCTCCGGCGACGTCGTGGTGGCGACCGAGGTGCTCGCGGGCGACGCCCGCTGGGGCGCCGGCCTGTCGCTCGGCACCGACCTCATCGACAAGCTCACCTCCGGCCGCCGCCGCGTCGTGCGCGGCAGTCTCGCCGGTGCCGAGGAAGTGGTCACGGGCTCGTCCTCCAAGGCCGCGCTGCATTCGGAGACCGGCGCCTCCGCCGTCGACATGGAGAGCCACATCGCGGCTGCCTACGCCACTGAAGCCGGCTTGCCGTTCGCCGCGGTCCGCGTCATCAGCGATCCCGCCCACCGCGCGCTGCCGGCGCTGGCGCGCGCCGCGATCAAGCCGAACGGCCAGATCGACCTCGCCGCGGTGCTGCGCGGCATCGTCCGCAATCCGGCCACGCTGCACGCCCTGGTCTCGACCGGCATCGACTTCAACCGCGCGCTGCGGAGCCTGCGCGGCTGCCGCGACTATTTGATCGGGACGGAGCTCGTCGAGAGCGAGGCGCTGGTGTCCAAAGCGGCCTGA
- the ispH gene encoding 4-hydroxy-3-methylbut-2-enyl diphosphate reductase, with amino-acid sequence MEVYLAQPRGFCAGVVRAIEIVEKALEKYGPPVYVRHEIVHNKYVVESLKAKGAIFVEELSEVPPKAVTVFSAHGVARSVEEEAAARDLPVLNATCPLVTKVHNQGKRYITKGRTLILIGHAGHPEVEGTMGQVPGPVLLVQSVAEVNALTLPADTPVAYITQTTLSVDDTRDIIGALQARFTDIQGPDIRDICYATQNRQSAVRDLSKLVDVILVVGAANSSNSNRLREIGTEAGVASYLIADGRELNPEWLKGARTVGLTAGASAPEVLVDDVIEALRRIGPVTVSVLPGREENIEFRLPAQLAAS; translated from the coding sequence ATGGAAGTTTATCTAGCGCAGCCGCGCGGCTTTTGCGCGGGCGTGGTGCGCGCAATCGAGATCGTGGAAAAGGCCCTCGAGAAGTACGGGCCGCCGGTCTACGTGCGCCATGAGATCGTGCACAACAAATACGTCGTCGAGAGCCTGAAGGCCAAGGGCGCGATCTTCGTCGAGGAGCTGTCCGAGGTTCCGCCGAAGGCAGTGACCGTTTTCAGCGCCCATGGCGTCGCCCGCAGCGTCGAGGAGGAGGCCGCGGCACGCGACCTTCCGGTGCTGAACGCCACCTGCCCCCTGGTCACGAAAGTTCACAATCAGGGGAAGCGGTACATCACCAAGGGCCGCACGCTGATCCTGATTGGACACGCCGGCCATCCCGAGGTCGAGGGCACGATGGGCCAGGTTCCCGGGCCCGTCCTGCTGGTTCAGAGCGTTGCAGAAGTTAACGCGCTGACGCTGCCGGCGGACACGCCGGTCGCCTACATCACCCAGACCACGTTGTCGGTCGATGACACCAGGGACATTATCGGCGCCCTCCAGGCCCGTTTTACAGATATTCAAGGCCCGGACATCCGGGATATCTGCTATGCGACACAGAACCGCCAATCTGCGGTAAGGGACTTGAGCAAGCTGGTCGACGTGATCTTGGTGGTGGGCGCTGCCAATAGCTCGAATTCGAACCGGCTCCGCGAAATCGGCACAGAGGCTGGCGTCGCGAGTTATCTGATCGCCGATGGCCGCGAGCTCAATCCGGAGTGGTTGAAAGGTGCCAGAACCGTCGGTCTTACGGCCGGCGCCTCGGCGCCCGAGGTGTTGGTGGATGACGTGATCGAAGCACTGCGGCGGATCGGACCGGTGACGGTGTCGGTGCTCCCGGGCCGCGAGGAAAACATCGAATTCAGGCTTCCGGCCCAACTGGCTGCGAGCTGA
- the hpnH gene encoding adenosyl-hopene transferase HpnH, translated as MAIPFFKEMRIGGYLLKQKLLGRKRYPLVLMLEPLFRCNLACVGCGKIDYPDAILNRRMTAQECWDAADECGAPMVAIPGGEPLIHKEIGEIVRGLVARKKFVSLCTNALLLEKKLDLFEPSPYLFFSVHLDGLKEHHDKAVSQQGVFDRAVSAIKAAKARGFTVNVNATIFDGHPAEEIAKFLDLTVELGVGVSMSPGYAYERAPDQEHFLNRTKTKKLFRDVFAMGKGKKWNFMHSGLFLDFLAGNQEYECTPWGMPARNIFGWQKPCYLLGEGYAKTFKELMDTTDWETYGTGKYEKCADCMAHCGYEPTAATAALNNPIKAMWVSLRGIRTSGPMVPEIDMSKQRPAQYIFSAEVQKRLSEIRKDEAEAAQAKAARKASTAA; from the coding sequence ATGGCAATCCCCTTCTTCAAGGAAATGCGTATCGGCGGCTATTTGCTCAAGCAGAAACTGCTTGGCCGCAAACGCTATCCTCTCGTGCTGATGCTGGAGCCGCTGTTCCGCTGCAACCTCGCCTGCGTCGGCTGCGGCAAGATCGACTACCCCGATGCGATCCTCAACCGCCGCATGACGGCGCAGGAGTGCTGGGACGCGGCCGACGAATGCGGCGCGCCGATGGTGGCGATCCCCGGCGGCGAGCCGCTGATCCACAAGGAGATCGGCGAGATCGTGCGCGGCCTCGTCGCGCGCAAGAAGTTCGTCTCGCTCTGCACCAACGCGCTGCTGCTCGAGAAGAAGCTCGATCTGTTCGAGCCCTCGCCGTACCTGTTCTTCTCGGTCCATCTCGACGGCCTCAAGGAGCATCACGACAAGGCGGTGTCGCAGCAGGGCGTGTTCGACCGCGCCGTCTCCGCGATCAAGGCGGCGAAGGCGCGCGGCTTCACCGTCAACGTCAACGCCACCATCTTCGACGGCCATCCGGCCGAGGAGATCGCGAAGTTCCTCGACCTCACCGTCGAGCTCGGCGTCGGCGTCTCGATGTCGCCCGGCTACGCCTATGAGCGCGCGCCGGACCAGGAGCACTTCCTCAACCGCACCAAGACCAAAAAACTGTTCCGCGACGTCTTTGCGATGGGCAAGGGCAAGAAGTGGAACTTCATGCATTCCGGCCTGTTCCTCGACTTCCTCGCCGGCAACCAGGAATACGAGTGCACGCCGTGGGGCATGCCCGCGCGCAATATCTTCGGCTGGCAGAAGCCCTGCTATTTGCTCGGTGAAGGCTACGCCAAGACCTTCAAGGAGCTGATGGACACCACCGACTGGGAGACCTACGGCACCGGCAAGTACGAGAAGTGCGCCGACTGTATGGCCCATTGCGGCTACGAGCCGACGGCAGCGACCGCAGCGCTGAACAACCCGATCAAGGCGATGTGGGTGTCGCTGCGCGGCATCAGGACCTCAGGCCCGATGGTGCCGGAGATCGACATGTCGAAGCAGCGTCCGGCGCAGTATATCTTCTCGGCGGAAGTGCAGAAGCGCCTGTCGGAGATCCGCAAGGACGAGGCCGAGGCTGCACAGGCGAAGGCGGCGCGGAAGGCTTCGACCGCCGCGTAA